Proteins co-encoded in one Candidatus Micrarchaeia archaeon genomic window:
- a CDS encoding GNAT family N-acetyltransferase produces MILRKARASDVKTIASQLGKLEHAHFGYDPTTYLLKEKAGEIIRNFIDKEIRSRRSLVLVAEKNNRVIGHVHCRVQKLPPIYVFDRECFVFSLFVEKKQRKGGVGAALMDGAAEWAKRRKLPYLSLTVAERNKAAKEVYRKLKFEKVWTKMHWKLMRHEEGIERKATAPRASAPRTSR; encoded by the coding sequence ATGATTTTGAGGAAGGCAAGGGCTTCGGACGTAAAAACCATTGCTTCGCAGCTCGGGAAGCTGGAGCACGCCCATTTCGGGTACGACCCAACAACTTACCTGCTGAAGGAAAAGGCCGGAGAAATCATAAGGAATTTCATAGATAAGGAAATACGCTCGAGGCGCTCGCTCGTTCTTGTGGCTGAGAAGAACAACAGGGTGATAGGCCACGTCCACTGCAGGGTGCAGAAGCTTCCGCCGATTTACGTGTTTGACAGGGAATGCTTCGTGTTCAGCCTTTTTGTCGAAAAGAAGCAACGGAAAGGCGGCGTCGGGGCCGCGCTCATGGACGGCGCGGCCGAATGGGCGAAGCGCAGGAAGCTCCCGTACCTGTCCCTCACTGTGGCTGAGCGCAACAAGGCAGCGAAAGAGGTCTACAGGAAGCTGAAATTCGAGAAAGTCTGGACGAAGATGCACTGGAAGCTCATGCGGCACGAGGAGGGAATCGAGCGGAAGGCTACAGCACCGCGGGCTTCTGCTCCTCGCACTTCACGCTGA
- a CDS encoding RuBisCO large subunit C-terminal-like domain-containing protein produces the protein MAYGGYSYLDFKYEPDRENDFVALFWAKSGTSLEQTAEAIAAESSVGSWTKLSTMNDFVWKHYRARVFWLGKVGKNAGFIKIAYPMEHFDAKNILQFQASVLGNIFGLKELHELYVCDISFPKKYQTQFSGPKFGLPGIRKLVGTEKDCRPHVGTIIKPKVGLTPKEWAHAAHEAYAGGLDLVKDDENLVDQEFCRWKERVHEVVKAIEKAGRETGQNHLYSNNITDRYSRMVERVEYLKSCGLQKHVVVMLDTYVMGMSALQDILDLTKRCGFATHGHRAGFAAANRGNFGVNFQIYEKFYRLLGIDQMHIGTGVGKMEGSPVAVRRLHDIAELRKLPEKFYLGSLQMEFSGHVKPMLSIASGGVDAGKVDALVALHGLNTNLQAGAGVHGHPGGTRKGAMSLRQAVDAVMHGIPAKEYAKTHPELAQALAKWGYISPMGVANALGLEGRNGKKLAALVLKKGRAAMEM, from the coding sequence ATGGCATACGGAGGTTACAGCTATCTCGATTTCAAATACGAACCGGACAGGGAAAACGACTTTGTGGCGCTCTTCTGGGCCAAAAGCGGCACCTCGCTGGAGCAAACTGCCGAAGCGATAGCCGCGGAAAGCAGCGTGGGCTCCTGGACCAAGCTCAGCACGATGAACGATTTCGTGTGGAAGCACTACCGCGCACGCGTGTTCTGGCTCGGCAAGGTGGGAAAGAACGCGGGGTTCATAAAGATTGCGTATCCGATGGAGCACTTCGACGCCAAGAACATACTGCAGTTCCAGGCTTCTGTGCTCGGGAACATATTCGGACTGAAAGAGCTTCACGAGCTTTACGTATGCGACATCTCGTTCCCGAAAAAGTACCAAACCCAGTTCAGCGGCCCCAAGTTTGGCTTGCCTGGGATAAGAAAGCTGGTCGGAACTGAAAAGGACTGCAGGCCGCACGTGGGGACCATAATAAAGCCGAAGGTTGGGCTCACGCCGAAGGAATGGGCGCACGCTGCGCACGAGGCTTATGCAGGGGGTCTGGACCTGGTGAAAGACGATGAGAACCTGGTGGACCAGGAGTTCTGCAGGTGGAAGGAAAGGGTGCACGAGGTCGTGAAAGCTATCGAAAAGGCGGGGAGGGAAACAGGGCAGAACCACCTCTACTCTAACAACATAACGGACAGGTATTCGCGGATGGTCGAGCGCGTCGAGTACCTGAAATCCTGCGGGCTCCAGAAGCACGTGGTGGTGATGCTAGACACGTACGTGATGGGCATGAGCGCGCTCCAGGATATATTGGACCTCACGAAGAGGTGCGGATTCGCGACGCACGGGCACAGGGCAGGATTCGCTGCCGCGAACCGGGGCAACTTCGGGGTGAACTTCCAGATATACGAGAAATTCTACCGCCTGCTCGGAATTGACCAGATGCACATAGGCACCGGCGTGGGGAAGATGGAGGGCTCTCCGGTCGCGGTAAGGAGGCTGCACGACATCGCCGAGCTCCGGAAGCTTCCGGAGAAATTCTACCTCGGCTCGCTCCAGATGGAATTTTCAGGGCATGTGAAGCCCATGCTCAGCATAGCTTCCGGAGGCGTGGACGCGGGAAAGGTGGACGCGCTTGTTGCACTGCACGGCCTGAACACGAATCTGCAGGCCGGCGCAGGGGTGCACGGCCATCCCGGGGGGACCAGGAAGGGCGCGATGTCTCTCAGGCAGGCGGTGGACGCGGTGATGCACGGGATTCCGGCAAAGGAGTACGCGAAGACGCATCCTGAGTTGGCGCAGGCGCTCGCGAAATGGGGCTACATCAGCCCGATGGGCGTAGCGAACGCCCTTGGATTGGAAGGGAGAAACGGGAAAAAACTTGCGGCGCTGGTGCTGAAAAAAGGCAGGGCGGCCATGGAAATGTGA